One genomic region from Rosa rugosa chromosome 1, drRosRugo1.1, whole genome shotgun sequence encodes:
- the LOC133718221 gene encoding uncharacterized protein LOC133718221, translating into MYLLRRKTHNPVEDDSAQKEAQKEAKIKELRAALGPLSGRSLKYCTDACLGRYLEARNWNLEKAKKMIEETLRWRASYKPEEIRWHEVAHEGETGKVSRANFHDRLGRTVLIMRPAMQNTNSPEGNVRHLVYLIENGILNLREGQEQMSWLIDFTGFSLNTNVSVKTARECINILQNHYPERLAVAFLYNPPRIFQAFWKAVKYFLDAKTFQKVKFVYPKGKESVELMKTFFDVDNLPVEFGGQTTLKYDHEEFSRMMAQDDVKTAKLWGLDEKPCNIANGHMGAEVAPEPIATA; encoded by the exons ATCAAAGAACTCAGGGCTGCACTCGGCCCGTTATCTGGGCGTAGTTTGAAGTACTGCACAGATGCATGCCTTGGGAGATATCTGGAAGCAAGGAACTGGAATCTTGAGAAGGCAAAGAAAATGATAGAGGAGACACTCAGGTGGAGGGCAAGTTACAAGCCTGAAGAAATCCGTTGG CATGAAGTAGCACATGAAGGTGAGACTGGCAAAGTGTCAAGAGCAAATTTTCATGATCGACTTGGGAGGACTGTACTTATAATGAGGCCAGCAATGCAG AACACAAATTCACCGGAAGGCAATGTTCGCCATTTAGTCTATCTTATAGAAAATGGTATCCTCAACCTTCGTGAAGGTCAAGAACAAATGTCATGGTTGATTGACTTCACTGGCTTCTCACTGAACACCAATGTTTCCGTCAAGACAGCTCGTGAATGTATCAACATTCTACAGAACCATTACCCCGAGAGGCTTGCAGTTGCATTTCTTTACAACCCACCTAGGATTTTTCAGGCATTCTGGAAG GCTGTCAAGTACTTCCTGGATGCCAAGACATTTCAGAAGGTGAAGTTTGTTTACCCCAAAGGTAAGGAAAGTGTGGAGCTCATGAAGACTTTCTTTGATGTTGACAATCTTCCAGTCGAGTTTGGGGGACAAACCACCCTAAAGTACGATCACGAGGAGTTTTCACGTATGATGGCCCAGGATGATGTGAAAACTGCCAAGTTATGGGGACTTGATGAGAAGCCATGCAACATAGCAAATGGACATATGGGAGCAGAGGTGGCACCAGAGCCTATTGCAACCGCCTGA